From one Sparus aurata chromosome 16, fSpaAur1.1, whole genome shotgun sequence genomic stretch:
- the gphb5 gene encoding glycoprotein hormone beta-5, with translation MNLQRKKLQWSSGLVLLVLLCVSLQPRVSAVNLRRFIGCAVREFTFLARKPGCGGLHITTDACWGRCETWEKPVLDPPFIESYQRVCTYNETRLVSVKLPNCQPNVDPTYTYPVALRCDCGVCLTSTTECITSV, from the exons ATGAACCTGCAAAGGAAGAAGTTACAGTG GAGTTCTGGCCTGGTgctgctggttctgctctgcGTCTCTCTGCAGCCACGAGTGTCGGCCGTCAACCTGCGGCGTTTCATCGGCTGTGCCGTCAGAGAGTTCACCTTTCTGGCCCGGAAGCCCGGCTGTGGGGGGCTGCACATCACCACCGACGCCTGCTGGGGGCGCTGTGAGACCTGGGAG aaGCCGGTCCTGGACCCTCCCTTCATCGAGTCCTACCAGAGGGTTTGTACCTACAACGAGACCCGGCTGGTCTCCGTGAAACTGCCCAACTGCCAGCCCAACGTGGACCCCACCTACACCTACCCGGTGGCCCTGAGATGCGACTGTGGCGTGTGTCTGACCAGCACCACTGAATGTATAACATCTGTGTAA